CTGTCTTTGGAGCAGTAACTTATAGCCTTTACTCCACAGATAATCTGCCCTGCCACTTTGTATCAGCCTTTGGTGCAGGGTTATGCACAACAGTGATTGCCTCTCCAGTTGATGTGGTCAAGACAAGATACATGAACTCGGCCCTCAGCCAGTACAGCAGTGTCCTCAACTGTGCTGTTTCCATGATGACCAACGAGGGACCACTTGCCTTTTATAAGGGGTGAGCATTGACTGAGCCATTTAATGagaatataaattaaatatgtataagGGAAGGGAATGAGAGCTAATGATTGTAGACTAAATGACAGCTGTAATTTTAAATGGATTGCACTAAATTGtgctatttttttgtgtttttactcttcAGGTTCATGCCATCTTTCTTACGCCTTGGCTCCTGGAATGTGGTGATGTTTGTAACATACGAGCAGCTCAAACGGGCCATGATGGCGGCAAATCGCAACTACACAACTATTCTGTAATCATTACCATCTGACAGAGGGCTGATATTATACCACAGTTTTTCTGTTTATAAATGTCTTTACTTTTGGTTGCCTCATAGTGTATATTtcaacaaaaagtgtaaaagttTTATAAATCATGTTTACACTGATAATGACAGGAATGTAACCACATTTGTCTTCATAGTGCTACTGTATGAGGGCAACACATGATCAATCTTTAAACACTAGAGCTTGTTTGATCAGATACTTCCTCTCAGTGTCGAGCTTCTCAGGAAACTGGATGTCGAAAGTGATGATGAGGTTTCCTCTCTGGGAAGGATCCTGGGACAGCGGAATTCCCTCTCCAGTCACTACTTTTTTGTATGCAGGGCTGATGCGTTATAACAAATCAGAAACAGGAAAAGGTTAATTGATGCAGATGATGCCTAAAAGTTTACAGTTTATGTGCTAGTTTAAGTGCTTGAATTCCTCATGATTAATATCTGAATATCTGAGGTTAATGtcaaataaactgtattttacatAAATGCTATTTTGTGTCCAGTAGTAGAAAGTACTTACTGCACAATGTCATTGATGGGAATATGGAGTAGCCTGCCATCTAGTGTCTCCACATCCACAGAGAACCCAGTCAAGGCCTGTGTGAAAAAAGGCATCAACTTGCTATTTGAGTGTTTATATACTTTAAATCCaattgatttttgtgtgtgaccAATAATTATATTACTTATTCTGGCTCTCAACATGACTCACCATTTCCAAAGAGATCTGGGTCTTATACATCAGGTCATTGTGTTGTCTTACAAACAGAGGATGACTCTTCTGTCGCACTATGAACACAATATCTGCAGGGATGCTGTTTGGTCCCTAAAAAGGTGAAATATAGCAATATGATTACAAGGTAGTTGGGTCTTTACTTAAAAATGGCTTATTGgtcaaatatgtaaatatatattgtatttttgtaaaagGTAGATCATTTTATAGACTCAAGTtagatcaataaaatgtgtgtgccctgtaggcTTCTAATTACAGAACAATATACTAGCTTTagttgttttatcattttgagACCAAGTACAGTAACTAGGTCCCTTTATTGCTGAGTGTCTTTTTTCATACACAGTGAGCTTGTGAACAACTTGAAAGACATCTACTTATAGAGTGATCTCCTGAGGACACCTAGTGGTGGCAATGAAGCAGAGCCAGTGGAAAGAATGACACAATTTCCAAAAATAGTCTTGACTTGACCTCTCCTATCTCTATAAATCTTCATCTCGTTCAAAAGAATCAAGGCTATCTGTGGTCAACTACGTAACCAAGTTTCCATTCATGTTCATTAAATCTTAAACACGTATTCATAAAATATGATCAGAATATGGCATAAGTAGTGAAATGAATAATTCCTTTATGATTATTGTGGAAGTCTTGTTCAActtattaaagtatttttaacagtttaaaacacCACTCTCCTTTCACTACAGACATCAGAGTGGGTGAGTTATTTGTGATCATTAGTACAGTTTTTTCTTAAATCTCAATAGAGAATGTTATATAGCTCTCTTACCTGATCTCCCTCTTTGGAGAAAATTATTCTTGTGCCTTCTTTCCATCCAGGTTTTACATCTATAGTCAAAATCTTGTCTCTGATACTGGATGTGAATCCATCCTCATTCATAACCTGTAAGGCAAATAAGTCTTGTTTAGTGTGTTTCTTTGGACCTTGTTGTGATCACTAGGGAGattaactgttgttttttgttatcttaaaaTCTTTTGAAGTATGAatgatatatttaatacagtagCTCTCACCCTACGAGAGATCTTAATTTTTTTCATGCATCCATGGAAGAGATCATCCAGGGACAAATGAAGGTTTCTCTCTATTGGGGAATCCTGGACCTTCAACACTCCTGGTTGCAGGCCACCAAACTGAAGTGGTGTATCATTTGTATAGAAgtctgtaaataaaacaaaacccaaatgGTTATCAGTGTAAATCATATGAAATCTGAAAGAAgtacatttgtatgtttgtttctcTTACCTGCAAATGGGTTATCACCTCCAAAAAACTCTCTGAATGTTTTGTCTGGGTTCCCATGGTAGACATATTTATATGACCATGCCCCACCACTGCCAAACTCCGGAGGGATACCACCTTTTAGACCCTCCACACCAAACTTGTCATAGGTGGCCTTTTTGCGAGCTTGtcacaaagaaaagagatgaacaTTAGAATAGCACACTCAGACATTCTGTATTCATGGTTGGGTAAAAGTTGCTGTGATTATTGTCCTTGGGAAGTAAGATACAGGTAAAGAATACCTTATTGATGATTCAGttcatatataataaatatttatatttttgcattgGCATCTAGCACATATATCAGCACAAAACATACGAAGGATAACATCGGGACACACACTGctttgtagtttaaaaaaacaaaacacatttaatatattttaaaaaagaaaagaaaatactctgctatttgtaaaataattattctAATGTATTGatacaaagtaaaacaaacttCTGCTCTCTAATCAACTCACGGTCGCTCAGAACATCGTAGGCTTCACCCAGCTGGCTAAACTTCTCGGTGCTTCCAGGATCTCTGTTGCTGTTCGGATGAAACTTCAATGCAAGACGTCGATATCTAGGACAATAGAGAAGGAAAACTGtgacaataataaacacaaaacgTCTAAGACTGCCTCTGTGTGGctgcatgttttattaaataactTGCTTATTGTTCTTTTTAGACTTACGCCTTTTTGATATCTGCGTCTGTTGCATTTCTGTTCACTTCTAACGTCTCGTAATAATCGCTGCCCATTATAGGATTAAATGctataaatgcaaaaataatgaaCTCAGTGTGTTTTAACGCGCTTCAGCAGTAGTCGTTTAGATTGGTTTCCATGGAAACGGTTGGTCAGGATACTCTCGCGGGATTTGCAAAAGCAGGGCCAATCAGGGTTgtgagtctttttttcttctttaaaaaaaaaatcaaactttattaGCATATTggacaaaatacacacaacatgGAACAaccatatacagtctatgggaacAACATGGATGTACAGGGAGTaataagagtaaaaaaaaaaacaacatacataaaagaaaaacaaaaaacgcaagcagacaaaaacatgtGTAATGTAACAAACTATATAAAAACTAGATAATGAAAAATCCACAATATTTTTCAGTAGACTGCATGTCTTAaaagcctttttgtttttaggtaCTTTACAGACAGAATCATAAAAAGTCTTAAGTTcaacataaaacaatgtttcgtttggaATAAATTGAAGAAATCTGGCTTTATGAATATGATATTTACCCAACAGACACAGCAATTTAATCACATCATTAATTTCCTTATTATTAGATTTGACACTCAAAAATAAGACCATACCTTCTGTAATAGTGGCAAAGACCTTATGAGGCTCCCAAATTAATAAAGACATTTGAGTCCAAAAGTTAGTATAATGGGGGCATccacaaaataaatgagaaaaatactCAATCTCTCAAAGGAACATAAAGGGGACACATCGGGTCTAAACTTGTTAAGAAATTCATTGCAGGTATAGTATCTATGTAAGAGTTTAATATTAATTTCTTTTTAACTGGgtacccgatgtgagtcgctaCCAGTGCTGGATCAGACACTCCAGGTAGGCCGTCAGCAGACTTCCTGCGTAACGCCTGCATGGTGGTAATGTTGAACActtggggaggaaaaaagggcaAATGATGACCTGGGGATCACTTTTCAGGTACTTTTTACCACGGATTATGAAATGATGAGAGATTTTCAACAAGAAGTGGATTACAGGCTTTTTaattaacactttttaattaacacaaataaaataagaattagGCCAAgtaataaaaatgcacaaaaaagtaaaataaggtGTCAGAAGAATATTTCAGTCCTAATCCAAACACTGTGGTTAATTTTTGGGGTAAGTAATTGGGAAAGTAATTATTCTAGATGTTAGCGGAGCATTATATCTACAGTGCTTTGATTTCGCCATcctaggaagaaaaaaaagacttaccGTACCAGTCAATCGTAAAGAGAATAGTTGACAAAAtacttcagtttttttcccacGTTTGAAAAAATCCAAGTAAGACAATTCATTGGTGTAATATTATTGGTTATAGTAAAGTCGCAGTCTCCTTTAAAGTGATCACTAATGGCCCCAATGAACCTGATTGGTGGCCCCAGGGCAAAACTACTGGTATTGTAGGCTTAAAGTTGTAAAGCTTCAGAATGTGCACTAAGTGAGCAGAATATGAATTAAAATAGAGCTGCTTCTAAACTTCTCTAAAAGATATTTGCAATTAATCAGATACATGCAACTATTGACAAACTGTAAGCTCAGGACGTTTAGGCCCGTCCTCCGCAGTTGACCACTTTGCAATCTTCATGATCCTACAGGTGGctatgattgatgatgatgccAGTGTCCCCCTAAATAAATTCCAATGAAGATCTCTGCCACACTAAACCATAGCAGACATCAGGCATAGATGGTTGGAATGGCCTTGCTCCTCATGGTACAGTCACTGGTAGTATGGATCTGTGCCAGTGCTTCCAGAACCAGGCTGAAGACTTAACAGAAACAGATCAACAACTATGCAATGCCTTGAATATTTGATCTCTGATGCAGAATTATCATTGatatgaaaaaataacacatcGAGTCACTACATCCAAAGGTACCGTGATAGCTATCAATAAGACGCTGATGACTTCCTGCAGCAGTGACAAGtgtattctattttattctttcatttaaaaccatTCCAGACAGAAACGTTAAGGACTACTATGCCATACAAATCATACACTCTTCCATAAAttcacacagaacaaaaaaattGCACGGTATAATCAGTATGATCAAATTGTCATTTAGAGCTGGTGGAGGGAACAGCAGACGCTCCCCACCGATTTTGTTAAAGGTGGTCCAGATGGATGCATATTTTATTTAGTGATTCAGGAATCATACCAAAAGTTAAGATATTAACAgccataaaaaagaaatatgaatcCAATAGAAATAAATATTACAAGTCATTGTGGATTAAATACACATGTAGAATAATCACTAACAAATGATCaatgccaaaaaataaaaacaagcaaaagaaaacataatgtGCTCATAAAACATACCAAACTTATCTAGATAGACCCAAACCCAAGGAAGCCCTCTACAATTTTACTCTGAAAGGCATATACTGTATCTCCATATCTAATGTTTATGGTGGGTTTTTATAATTCTGACTCTTAATATATGAGAAAATCCTCCTCAAACACTATGATCAAAGAAATGGTTTTAATCTATGTTGTACtcttgagggaaaaaaagatctaTCCAAATAATAAGGTAACAGAAAATGGAAGccagggtaaaaaaaataacccaTCTCAAGGGACAAGTTTGAGAAGACAGGGAGGACGGTAATGTTGGTGGTGTAGTGTTGCCCTTGGAGTAGGGTTCATGTGTTCGTGCTGGTTCTGAGACCGTGCGGTCGACATCATGCTGGTACATGTTGGGAGAATGGTGACTTTGCTGGTGTGGGGTGACATGGTTTCCACGTCCAACTTCCGCTCAATTGTGGGTTTACGGTATGAGCGTCAGCATTGACATCTCTGAAATGTGTTATTAGTTTACTTCAACACAACTTTTTAGCCTTTCCCCATACATCATTCCAGACCATTAAAAAAAGTAGTTTGTTAACATTAATGAAACCTTGCCAATCGATTTCAGCTGCACACATTTTGTTAACTTACAAACGCACAAAACATCCACATTGCGCTTATTGAGCTTAAAGCAATATATAACTTTATAAAGGATACTCTCACTCTTTAACACATACTTTGACTTGATATCTCAgacacacatttctttcagtttGGTTCAAAAAGTCATCTTTAGACGCAAACATTTTAGCCAGTCCAGTAAAGACGCCTAAGCTCCGGCTCTGAATACTGTTTCAATGTATGCGTGTTACAGcacaaataattaatttaaagggTTTATGACTTTCAGAGCAGGTTTCCACAATGATAACGGATGTAGTGTTGTCTTTCAGGCTGCTGAAAAGAGGCGAGTGTAGTGAAGGGTACAGATACAGAAAAATGACCGGGGATGAGAAAAAGCCAGTGAGAGAAATTATTTAGTGATGATAGGCCAGCATTAACAGGCACAGCCTCCTTCAGTGACGGGTTGCTCTGGTGGCTTCTCCAGCTTAATGTCAATCACTGAAGGGTGGAGAATTAAGGAACATCACAGAGCAGGAAAAATGTaactctgaaacacacaagaGGTTGTTAGAGCCTGGAAAAGCTACAAACATAAacaactcattttttaaatgttattagaCATTTTACTGCGAGAAGTGACATAAATCAgaattaaatgattattttaatccAACTTTATCCACCTTTTTAATATACTTGAATACAGATTTTATATGAGCTCATCTTTCATTTAAAGCCACACAGGGAGTTATTTGTACAATCTGTAAAAATAGTAAACCTTAAACGTACGTGTTAATGtacaaaattaatttattttaatatctggCACTGATAGTTTGACTATTGATTGATTGTtgtgaagactttttttttcctgatacGAGTGTCAGTAAAATGAGTTTTTGtactaataataaacaaaattattttttggcaCTTCTTGACTAAAACTagcaacattttga
This Scomber scombrus chromosome 14, fScoSco1.1, whole genome shotgun sequence DNA region includes the following protein-coding sequences:
- the dnajb13 gene encoding dnaJ homolog subfamily B member 13, with protein sequence MGSDYYETLEVNRNATDADIKKAYRRLALKFHPNSNRDPGSTEKFSQLGEAYDVLSDPRKKATYDKFGVEGLKGGIPPEFGSGGAWSYKYVYHGNPDKTFREFFGGDNPFADFYTNDTPLQFGGLQPGVLKVQDSPIERNLHLSLDDLFHGCMKKIKISRRVMNEDGFTSSIRDKILTIDVKPGWKEGTRIIFSKEGDQGPNSIPADIVFIVRQKSHPLFVRQHNDLMYKTQISLEMALTGFSVDVETLDGRLLHIPINDIVHPAYKKVVTGEGIPLSQDPSQRGNLIITFDIQFPEKLDTERKYLIKQALVFKD